One genomic region from Methanocaldococcus fervens AG86 encodes:
- a CDS encoding BtpA/SgcQ family protein, producing MFNKKLLIGMLHLKPLPGSYHYNNDFDSIVDFAIKEAKKIEEAGFDAVMIENFGDAPFKKEAGKITIASMAVIAKAIKEEVSLPLGINVLRNDAVGAYSIAYVVKADFIRVNVLSGVAFTDQGIIEGNAHELAKLKKLIPSKIKVFADVHVKHAYHFIDFESSLLDTVERGLADAVVVSGKRTGKEVDIEKLKLAKELVDVPVIVGSGTTYDNLKKLWDYADGFIIGTWIKRDGNVKNEIDIERAKKIVNLANRLRG from the coding sequence ATGTTCAATAAAAAATTATTAATTGGAATGCTTCACTTAAAACCATTGCCTGGGAGTTATCATTACAACAATGACTTTGATAGTATTGTAGATTTTGCAATTAAAGAAGCTAAAAAGATTGAGGAAGCTGGATTTGATGCTGTAATGATTGAAAATTTTGGAGATGCACCATTTAAAAAAGAGGCAGGTAAAATAACGATTGCATCAATGGCTGTAATAGCAAAAGCTATAAAGGAAGAGGTATCATTACCATTGGGAATAAATGTATTAAGGAACGATGCCGTTGGGGCTTATTCAATAGCTTATGTTGTTAAAGCTGATTTTATAAGAGTTAATGTCCTATCTGGCGTTGCATTTACAGACCAGGGGATTATTGAAGGAAACGCCCATGAATTAGCTAAATTAAAAAAGCTAATACCAAGTAAAATAAAGGTCTTTGCTGATGTTCATGTTAAACATGCCTATCATTTTATAGACTTTGAAAGCTCGTTGTTGGATACCGTTGAAAGAGGTTTAGCTGATGCTGTAGTTGTTAGTGGTAAGAGAACTGGAAAAGAAGTTGATATAGAAAAATTAAAATTAGCTAAGGAGTTGGTTGATGTTCCTGTTATTGTTGGCTCTGGAACAACGTATGACAATTTAAAAAAACTTTGGGATTATGCGGATGGGTTTATAATTGGGACGTGGATAAAGAGAGATGGAAATGTTAAAAATGAGATAGATATAGAGAGGGCTAAAAAGATTGTTAATTTAGCCAATAGGTTGAGGGGATAA
- a CDS encoding MraY family glycosyltransferase, protein MIYLAIFAFVFSAVFCYFLIKKMVNYKFSYDLHKKEKVKVPEMGGLAVLFSNALFIPFVNPTFILPIVAAGIIGVVDDIAKLSPKEKLILLFTSGLIVGVLFYNSSYISWIDILIVAFGIMIFSNLTNMLAGFNGLEIGMGVIASTSLAVVLFLDNCTSGFLSALIVSASYFGLLIFNKYPAKIFPGDVGTLPIGAFLASLAVIYKEYVSFLIIMMPYIIDASLKYLSAGVMSRDEHKPTTLGEDGRLYYIGGYLSLPRLILKYKAMKEYQLVLILWIIGALFGMAGILIASII, encoded by the coding sequence ATGATTTATTTGGCGATATTTGCTTTTGTATTTTCGGCAGTTTTTTGTTATTTTTTAATAAAAAAGATGGTTAATTATAAATTTAGTTATGATTTACACAAAAAAGAGAAGGTTAAAGTTCCGGAGATGGGAGGTTTAGCAGTTTTGTTTTCCAATGCCTTATTTATCCCCTTTGTAAATCCAACTTTTATACTGCCAATAGTTGCCGCTGGAATTATAGGGGTTGTTGATGACATAGCCAAATTATCACCAAAAGAAAAATTAATACTGCTTTTTACCTCTGGATTGATTGTAGGGGTTTTGTTTTACAATAGCTCATATATAAGTTGGATTGATATTTTAATTGTTGCTTTTGGAATTATGATTTTTTCAAATTTAACGAACATGTTGGCTGGTTTCAACGGATTAGAAATAGGAATGGGAGTTATTGCCTCTACTTCATTGGCAGTAGTTTTATTTTTAGATAATTGCACATCTGGATTTTTATCAGCTTTAATAGTCTCTGCCTCTTACTTTGGATTGCTGATATTTAACAAATATCCGGCAAAGATATTTCCGGGAGATGTAGGCACTCTCCCAATTGGAGCTTTTTTAGCTTCTTTGGCAGTGATATATAAGGAATATGTCTCATTTTTAATTATAATGATGCCTTATATTATAGATGCCTCTTTAAAGTATTTAAGTGCTGGCGTTATGAGTAGGGATGAGCATAAGCCAACAACTTTAGGAGAAGATGGAAGATTATATTACATAGGAGGTTATCTTTCTTTACCAAGGTTAATATTGAAATATAAGGCAATGAAAGAGTACCAATTGGTTTTAATTTTATGGATTATTGGGGCATTATTTGGGATGGCTGGAATTTTAATAGCATCAATAATTTAA
- the cca gene encoding CCA tRNA nucleotidyltransferase — translation MIILIEEIFKEVLKEIKPSKTEMEKLKIKANEIIDKIWEVIKENNYPVLEVLLVGSSARNTNLKDDYDIDIFILFDKSTSEDELEEMGLNIGIETIKRLNGSYKINYASHPYVNGKVDEYEVDIVPCYKIDFGEKIISAVDRTPLHHKFLKDRLNEKLCDEVRLLKAFLKSLGLYGSDVKTKGFSGYLCELLILHYGSFINLLKDAQNWKIGKKIILKDIFEIYKDVDINKLKKFEEPFVVYDPVDLNRNVASPLSKENFCEFIFYAREFLKNPSIEFFKDYAKKLEKILEDREHGYRLILKIPREDVVDDIIYPQMEKLQKSINKAITKNEFVILDSKCFADEDYCYLYWEFLVHKLPRVALREGPPIFEKERAERFLKKYDKVFIKDCKLFAYTERKYYHIIDLFKDIVNGNLQNISIPKYVNPRKGEIIEL, via the coding sequence GTGATTATTTTGATAGAAGAGATATTTAAAGAAGTTTTAAAAGAGATAAAACCTTCAAAAACTGAGATGGAAAAGCTAAAAATTAAAGCAAATGAAATTATTGACAAAATTTGGGAGGTAATTAAAGAAAATAACTATCCAGTTTTAGAAGTTTTGTTAGTTGGCTCTTCAGCAAGAAATACAAATTTAAAAGATGATTATGATATAGATATTTTTATCCTATTTGATAAATCAACTTCTGAAGATGAATTGGAAGAAATGGGGTTAAATATTGGTATAGAGACAATAAAAAGATTAAACGGCTCTTACAAAATAAACTACGCCTCCCACCCTTATGTTAATGGTAAGGTTGATGAGTATGAGGTAGATATAGTTCCATGCTACAAAATAGATTTTGGAGAAAAGATAATCTCTGCCGTTGATAGAACTCCTTTACATCACAAATTTTTAAAGGATAGGTTGAATGAAAAATTATGCGATGAGGTTAGATTGTTAAAGGCATTTTTAAAAAGTTTGGGATTATATGGCTCAGATGTTAAAACTAAAGGATTCTCTGGATATCTATGCGAGTTGTTGATTTTGCATTACGGATCATTTATAAATCTATTAAAAGATGCTCAAAATTGGAAGATTGGGAAGAAAATTATTTTAAAAGATATCTTTGAGATTTATAAGGATGTTGATATTAATAAATTAAAAAAATTTGAAGAGCCATTTGTTGTCTATGACCCTGTAGATTTAAATAGAAATGTTGCATCTCCATTAAGTAAAGAGAATTTCTGCGAATTTATATTTTATGCACGAGAGTTTTTAAAAAATCCTTCTATCGAATTCTTTAAAGATTATGCTAAAAAATTGGAAAAGATTTTAGAAGATAGGGAGCATGGTTATAGGTTGATATTAAAAATTCCAAGAGAAGATGTTGTTGATGACATTATCTATCCACAAATGGAAAAGCTTCAAAAAAGTATAAATAAAGCTATTACAAAAAATGAATTTGTAATTTTGGATAGTAAGTGTTTTGCAGATGAGGATTATTGTTATCTATATTGGGAATTTTTAGTTCATAAATTGCCAAGAGTTGCATTAAGGGAAGGTCCTCCAATATTTGAAAAGGAGAGGGCTGAGAGATTTTTAAAAAAGTATGATAAAGTTTTTATTAAGGATTGTAAGTTATTTGCATATACTGAGAGGAAATACTACCATATAATTGATTTATTTAAAGATATTGTTAATGGGAATTTACAGAATATATCTATTCCAAAATACGTTAATCCAAGAAAAGGTGAAATTATAGAGTTATAA